In one window of Candidatus Bathyarchaeota archaeon DNA:
- a CDS encoding lactate racemase domain-containing protein: MNLPKMAEARQIFHQPEISDISAKIKSELAKKNLGDRVKQGQRIAVTAGSRGITDISLILKTVVAELQAVGAEPFIITAMGSHGGATPEGQIEVLSSLGISEESVGAPIEASMEVQMIGTLPDGVDVYLSRKVLEADGIFVVGRVKPHTDFKGEIESGLLKMLAIGLGNQKGAEMIHWHKYVGYHRILPEAGRVIIERTNIVMGLALLENAHHKTAEIHALLPEEFYEQEKKLLEIAKNLLPRLPFRDIDVLVIEEIGKNISGVGMDTNVTGKFWMPGEYDPRAAEIKKIVVLDLSEETHGNAIGLGLADLTTRRAFDKIDHHKTYVNCLTQGSGHTGKTPPYLANDRDAIATAIRISGPIHPRKSRMIRIRNTQELETLYISEALVDELLACPTLQRRLVLIEELREIQFDVLGYMAR, translated from the coding sequence ATGAACCTCCCAAAGATGGCCGAGGCTAGGCAGATATTTCATCAACCTGAGATCTCTGATATCTCGGCTAAGATAAAATCTGAGCTAGCGAAGAAGAATCTCGGAGATCGGGTGAAACAGGGGCAACGCATCGCGGTGACCGCGGGGAGCAGGGGAATCACGGATATATCTTTGATCCTCAAGACTGTCGTGGCCGAACTCCAAGCAGTTGGAGCTGAGCCGTTCATAATAACCGCTATGGGGAGTCACGGAGGCGCCACTCCAGAAGGACAGATTGAGGTACTTAGTAGCCTGGGCATCAGTGAGGAATCTGTGGGTGCCCCTATCGAGGCTAGCATGGAGGTTCAGATGATCGGAACTCTACCAGACGGAGTTGATGTCTATCTCAGCCGTAAAGTCCTAGAGGCGGACGGGATCTTTGTCGTGGGTAGAGTCAAGCCTCATACAGACTTCAAGGGCGAGATTGAGTCGGGTCTCTTGAAGATGCTGGCGATAGGTCTCGGAAACCAGAAGGGGGCTGAGATGATCCACTGGCACAAATACGTTGGTTACCATCGAATACTCCCCGAGGCGGGGAGGGTCATCATAGAAAGAACCAACATTGTTATGGGCTTGGCGTTGCTGGAGAACGCTCATCACAAGACTGCAGAGATCCACGCATTGCTCCCTGAGGAGTTCTATGAGCAGGAAAAAAAGTTGCTGGAGATCGCAAAGAACCTGTTACCCCGACTGCCCTTCAGGGATATCGATGTGCTTGTGATTGAGGAAATCGGGAAAAATATTAGCGGGGTTGGGATGGATACCAACGTCACAGGGAAGTTCTGGATGCCAGGAGAATACGATCCGAGGGCGGCGGAGATCAAAAAGATAGTGGTGCTCGACCTCTCGGAGGAAACCCATGGGAACGCGATCGGTTTAGGGCTTGCAGACCTAACCACTAGAAGGGCTTTTGATAAGATCGATCATCATAAGACCTATGTGAACTGCCTCACCCAGGGAAGCGGTCACACGGGGAAGACTCCCCCCTATTTGGCAAATGACCGCGATGCTATAGCCACAGCCATTAGGATAAGCGGACCTATACACCCAAGAAAGTCGCGGATGATCCGCATCAGGAACACTCAGGAGCTTGAAACTCTCTATATCTCAGAGGCGCTCGTGGATGAGTTATTAGCGTGCCCCACGCTCCAGAGACGCCTGGTTCTCATAGAGGAGCTTAGGGAGATACAGTTCGACGTATTGGGTTATATGGCTAGATGA
- a CDS encoding NEW3 domain-containing protein produces the protein MNRRTGAIVLILMAFLLSSPISAWIFAVPAGSGNVHGTVLDEKGEPVFNVKVMAYSDSGNLASTLYTDEDGYFRFAIENPGQYTIYFEKDGYSGDQTSINLPAGLFLDEENDPIKMGEIVLLQNLRLDASVLSRIVSRGETASFPFTVGILDESEVTEFSVVGPEGWDIRVLDSMGEIGRVQLSSGDLSLTLEVGVPENAIEIGSVNLTVIGSLNTSLIFLVQPTPLSQSEIGEPKLASTYPYITEELGNAVNFAVMATNTGEADETVEFSIDAPEGWETSFITGSGMEVLSLFLESGDSEALSFEVQPSPTADVGVYELEILMVSDNGVIWDSLVLKVSLKESEGEVDLLSSFTDVTVDAGTVIHYALTIRNKGDIDDLFILTVLSAPETWDAVFMSETVEVSSLLISAGSYSNLVFEVISPDDYEPGSYSLMVLVESEGGSVGDTLSLGVELKESFSDIEILSTFTDVTVEAGNTITYPLQVENNGDNDDQLTMNVVSAPDNWDAVFMSGSIEVSSFYLPVDDFEHLNLVVEPPSNTETGDYALVIQAESAEGALSEKIELKATVVGSHDVELELSTLFTTITIGDSVEFNVEVTNAGLSPLTFLHLETTVPADWDVTVSPSQLASLAPMTSAIFTLSAETPSDTVAGDYIVTVQALSDQAESEEADLRLTAQASTSWGFLGLGLAIIAVIGLAIVFTRFKRR, from the coding sequence ATGAACAGGAGAACTGGGGCAATTGTACTTATTCTAATGGCTTTTCTTCTGTCATCTCCAATAAGCGCTTGGATATTTGCCGTACCTGCTGGCTCCGGGAACGTTCACGGTACTGTTTTGGATGAAAAAGGGGAGCCTGTCTTCAACGTCAAGGTAATGGCCTATTCAGACTCGGGGAACCTCGCGTCCACACTTTACACAGATGAAGATGGATACTTTAGGTTCGCAATTGAAAATCCGGGGCAATACACGATATACTTTGAGAAGGATGGTTATTCGGGGGATCAGACTAGCATCAATTTACCTGCTGGGCTGTTCTTAGATGAAGAGAACGACCCCATAAAGATGGGGGAGATCGTTCTCCTCCAGAACCTACGGCTTGATGCATCCGTACTGAGCAGGATCGTCTCCCGGGGTGAAACGGCAAGCTTTCCCTTCACTGTAGGTATTTTGGATGAATCTGAAGTGACAGAGTTTAGCGTGGTCGGCCCGGAGGGATGGGATATTAGGGTTCTTGACTCCATGGGTGAAATTGGTAGAGTGCAACTTAGCTCCGGGGACCTTAGCCTCACTCTTGAAGTGGGTGTTCCGGAAAATGCGATCGAGATAGGGAGTGTTAATCTCACTGTCATTGGCAGCTTGAACACCTCGTTAATATTCTTAGTTCAACCCACTCCGCTATCCCAGTCCGAGATCGGAGAACCCAAGCTGGCTTCTACTTATCCTTATATTACAGAGGAGCTAGGGAATGCCGTCAACTTCGCCGTCATGGCTACTAACACGGGTGAAGCTGATGAGACCGTCGAGTTCTCTATTGATGCTCCCGAGGGCTGGGAGACGAGTTTTATCACGGGGAGCGGCATGGAGGTCCTTAGTTTGTTTCTTGAATCTGGTGACTCGGAGGCTCTTAGTTTTGAGGTGCAGCCTTCTCCTACAGCTGATGTAGGCGTGTATGAGTTGGAGATCCTAATGGTCTCGGATAACGGGGTAATCTGGGACTCTCTGGTGTTGAAGGTAAGTCTCAAGGAGTCCGAGGGTGAGGTGGATCTCCTGAGCTCATTCACCGATGTTACTGTAGACGCCGGAACTGTTATCCACTACGCGCTAACAATTCGGAACAAAGGAGACATTGATGACCTGTTTATACTTACGGTTCTCTCTGCTCCTGAGACCTGGGATGCTGTCTTTATGTCAGAGACTGTCGAGGTTTCTAGTCTTTTAATATCAGCCGGATCGTATTCAAACCTTGTCTTCGAGGTGATCTCCCCCGATGATTACGAGCCTGGAAGCTACTCTCTCATGGTACTCGTTGAGTCCGAAGGAGGGAGCGTAGGAGACACCCTCTCATTGGGGGTCGAACTGAAGGAGTCCTTCAGCGACATCGAGATTTTGAGCACCTTCACGGATGTCACAGTTGAAGCGGGGAACACCATCACATATCCCTTACAAGTCGAAAACAACGGAGATAACGACGACCAGCTCACTATGAATGTCGTCTCAGCTCCAGACAACTGGGACGCCGTCTTCATGTCGGGGAGCATCGAGGTATCCAGTTTCTACCTCCCAGTGGATGACTTTGAGCATCTAAACCTAGTCGTGGAGCCTCCGAGCAACACAGAGACCGGCGATTATGCTCTGGTGATTCAAGCTGAGTCGGCAGAGGGGGCACTGTCTGAGAAGATCGAACTCAAAGCCACTGTTGTGGGCTCCCACGATGTTGAACTCGAGCTCTCAACGCTCTTCACCACAATAACCATTGGAGACTCTGTAGAGTTCAATGTTGAGGTCACCAACGCTGGGCTTTCCCCCTTGACGTTCCTCCACCTTGAGACGACTGTCCCCGCGGATTGGGACGTCACGGTTTCTCCTTCACAACTAGCATCTCTGGCCCCAATGACATCGGCGATATTCACCTTATCGGCGGAGACGCCTTCGGACACCGTTGCGGGGGACTATATTGTCACTGTGCAGGCCTTAAGTGACCAAGCGGAATCCGAGGAGGCCGACCTCAGACTAACCGCGCAGGCATCAACTTCGTGGGGCTTCTTAGGGCTTGGGCTTGCAATAATAGCTGTAATCGGTCTCGCGATTGTGTTCACGAGATTCAAGAGGAGATAG
- a CDS encoding ABC transporter ATP-binding protein has protein sequence MVENVIETFDLTKRYGDFTAVESLDMAVQKGEIFGFLGPNGAGKTTTILMLMGLSVPTSGKATVAGYDIIDNSREIRSVASVLPEYSSLYGELTAAQNLEYVGKLNDLTKDIREERIGEMLKIVGMSDWADEKYEKFSRGMKQRVGIAATLVKQPKLVFLDEPTLGLDPVATKEVRELIIRLNKEQGLTVVLTSHMLNEVQMTCDRVGIINKGKLIVMETLENLTNDMIGSEERNIEFMLSEVPHGLVRNLEAVEGVKSVTQKSNRLFVYGGVESDYKVSKTITDNGAVILMMKPKEYSMEEIFMKYYEEG, from the coding sequence ATGGTTGAAAATGTGATAGAGACATTCGATCTGACAAAAAGATACGGCGACTTCACAGCTGTTGAATCCTTAGATATGGCTGTGCAGAAAGGAGAGATATTCGGCTTCCTAGGCCCCAACGGGGCCGGGAAAACGACCACGATCCTTATGCTCATGGGTCTTTCTGTGCCTACCTCGGGGAAGGCTACCGTGGCGGGGTACGACATAATCGATAATTCTAGGGAAATAAGGAGTGTCGCCAGTGTTCTCCCAGAATATAGCAGCCTATATGGTGAGCTCACGGCCGCCCAGAACCTTGAGTACGTCGGGAAGCTCAATGACCTAACGAAAGATATACGTGAAGAGAGGATCGGCGAGATGCTAAAGATCGTAGGGATGTCTGATTGGGCAGACGAAAAATATGAAAAATTCTCAAGGGGGATGAAGCAACGAGTCGGGATAGCCGCGACACTAGTCAAGCAGCCTAAACTCGTCTTTCTGGATGAGCCCACCTTGGGCCTGGATCCAGTAGCCACCAAAGAGGTACGGGAGCTAATAATCCGTTTAAACAAGGAGCAGGGACTCACAGTCGTGCTAACTTCCCATATGCTCAACGAGGTTCAGATGACATGCGACCGTGTTGGTATCATTAACAAAGGGAAGCTCATAGTGATGGAGACTCTAGAGAACCTAACAAATGATATGATTGGGAGCGAGGAGAGGAACATCGAGTTCATGCTCTCTGAGGTGCCTCATGGACTTGTCAGGAACTTGGAGGCCGTTGAGGGAGTCAAGTCGGTGACTCAGAAAAGTAATCGGCTCTTTGTTTATGGGGGCGTTGAAAGCGACTACAAAGTATCCAAGACGATAACAGACAACGGCGCCGTGATTCTTATGATGAAACCCAAAGAGTACTCCATGGAAGAGATCTTTATGAAGTACTACGAGGAGGGCTGA